The stretch of DNA GCCGTGCATCGCGTCGTACAGGAAAAAACTCGCCGTTCGAAAAGCGACGATTCCACCGTGGACCGCCACACACGCCACAAGGCCGTAGACAACCGACTCGGGTCGAATTGCGAAGATCGCAAACATGATCCCCATACCAACCTCCAGTCCGCCGTAGACCGTCATAAACTCCGAGCGGCCCGCTTCGCCGATTCGCTCGAACCCAACCTTCTTCGAAGTGGTGGACGGAGCGACAGCACACCAAATGCCCAACCCGATGTAGAGGATCGCAAGAACGTACAAGAATACTCGAGCTGCGACGATCATCACGCTTTCCGGGTGAGTGAGTCTTAAGTGGAAACCGGCCGACGCCGCGGTTCCGGCGCTGGGCTATCAGAGTCCTCAACCGATTCGTTGGATAGCTGCGGAGCGGGTTCGAAGAGGTAATGAGCGACCTGCCAGCGAGTCCCGCCTTCGTAGCGAAAAAGTTCGGCGCATGCCATGAAGAACATTCGCCACCTCTGCAATGCGACGTAGGCGTCTTTGTCGGACGCCACATGTGGCCGAAGGATCCTAACTAAATCACGCTTGGAGCAATTGAGGTTCCTCAGCCAATCCTCGCAAGTACGCCAATAGTCCAGACCGCTTACTCGCCACTGTTGGACGATTCGCAAGTCCTCGTCAAACTGCGCGAAGAGGTCGGCCGAAGGCATCGTGCCACCAGTAAAAAAGTGGCGACCCATCCAGTTGTCAGCGCCTTCTGTCTCGAAGAGATAGGGCTTGCCCTTGTGGCAGAAGACGTGAACAAACACCTTCCCGTCCGGCGCGAGCCAGCTCGCGACACGCCGGAATAACATCGCATAGTTGCGCATGTGCTCGAACATCTCGACCGATACGATCCGGTCGAAGCGCCTTTCGGGTTGGTAGTCCACCATATCAGCAGTAACGACTTGCAGATTCTCTAGGCTGAGTGCTGCTGCCCGGGCTTCGATATACGCTCGTTGACTGTGCGAGTTGGAGACAGCCGTGATCTCGGCAAGGGGATAGTTGTGCGCCATCCACAGCGATAGCGATCCCCAACCGCAGCCCAGCTCAAGGATTCCCTGACCGTCGGCGATCCCGGCCCGCTCACAAGTGAGCCGCAGCATCGCGTCCTCTGCCTCCGAAAGCGATGTTCCGGGACTCTCGTAGCGACAACAGCTATACTTCAGCCGCGGGCCGAGGACGTGCTTAAAGAAGTCGGGTGGGGTTTCATAGTGCTGCTCGTTGGCGGCGTCGGTCCGAATGGCGAGTGGCGACGAACTTAGGAGTGCGACGAACTCAGAGAGGTCCTTTGGCTTACTTTGTGTCTCAGCGACACGCCGACTTAGCAGCCGTCGGATACCGTAACGAATCAAAGTGTCGGGAAGCCATCCCGACTCGGCGATAGGAATCAAGTTCATAAGAAGGATTCGGCTTGTCGCTTTCGCGAAGGTCCTAGAATGGCTGCAGGACTTTGCCCAGCCGCATGGAGACCGTTATGTCATCGGTGCTTATTGGCAACCTATTGGCGATAGCCGTCATGCATGCGCTCGTCTGGCTTTGGAGCCTCCGACGTCGTGACGTCAGCATTGTCGATCTATTTTGGGGTATCGGATTCATCGTGATAGGTTGGCGTACGCTAACCGTCAGCGACGCCTCGCCCCTTTCGTACCTGCTCGTGACGATGGTGACGATCTGGGGCGTGCGGCTCAGCGGCTACCTGACTTGGCGGAATTGGGGGAAGCAAGAAGACCCGCGCTACGCCCGGATGCGAGAGCGTTGGGGCAAATGGTTTCCAGTAACGAGTCTCGGCGTGGTCTTCTTGTTGCAGGCGCTGCTGAGTTGGATCGTAGCACTGCCTTTGCAAACGGGAATACTCCTAGGGGGCAAAATCGGCTCGATCGCCGTGGTTGGGGTGATGCTCTGGCTCGTCGGACTCGCATTTGAGTCGGTTGGCGACTACCAACTCGCCTCGTTCAAGGCCGACCCAGCGAATCGTGGGCAGGTGATGAACCGGGGCCTCTGGCGGTACACCCGTCACCCCAACTACTTCGGCGACTTTCTTGTTTGGTGGGGGATATACTTGGCGACAACGCAAGCAGGCTTTGTGTGGTGGACCGTCATCGGGCCATTGGTCATGTCTGTGCTGCTTCTGAGGATTTCCGGCGTCACCTTGTTGGAGTCCTCGCTGAAGTCGCGTCTGGATGGGTACGAAGCCTACGTCCAACGGACCAACGCCTTCTTCCCCTGGTCGCCGCAGTAGCTGCAGCGCAACGAGAAAAACCGCCGACAGGGCTGGTCATTCGTTGCCGCTGTCCTAGACAGTTAGACACGCCCGTTTCCGCGGTTATTCCTCTATGCGCAGAGCTGAAGAAATTGAATGGTTCCGTGTGGCGCCATTCTTGCTGCTACATCTTGCTTGCCTATCCGTATTCTGGGTCGGATGGAGCTGGGCCGCCGTCGGCGTCGCGTTGCTGGCCCACTTCGCACGGGTCTTCGCCCTGACGGCTTTCTACCACCGCTACTTCTCTCATCGGGCCTTCAAAACTAGCCGCCCGGTCCAGTTTCTCGGCGCCCTGCTGGGCAACGCCGCGGGCCAGCGGGGGCCGATCTGGTGGGCCGCTCATCATCGCCACCACCACCGGGCCTCCGACAAGCCCGACGACATCCACTCGCCGCATCAAGACGGGTTCTTGTGGAGCCACATGCTCTGGTTCATGACCCGGCGGAATTACCAGACCGATCATCGGATGGTCAAAGACCTGCTGCGATTCCCCGAGCTGCGCTGGATCGACCGCAACGACTTCGTCGCGCCGGCGCTGCTCGCCGCGGCGATGTACGGCCTCGGCTGGCTGCTCGGGGTCTACGCCCCACAGCTCGGAACCAACGGGCCGCAGATGCTCGTGTGGGGGTTTGTGATCTCGACGGTCGCTCTGTACCACGTCACCTTCTCAATCAACTCCCTCGCGCACCAGATCGGGACGCGCCGTTACGAGACCAACGACGATAGCCGCAATAACTTCTGGCTTGCGCTCGTGACGTTCGGAGAGGGTTGGCACAACAACCACCACCACTTCCCGAATTCCGCACGGCAGGGTTTTCGTTGGTGGGAGATCGACATCTCGTTCTACCTCTTGTACCTGCTCTCGTGCCTGGGCCTCGTCTGGGACCTCAAGCCTGCGCCGGTCGAGAACGGCAGTCACCGCCGACTTGCGCCGCAGGAGGGGAATGCCTGAATGCGAATCGCAGTCATCGGCGCCGGCGTGAGCGGTTGCCTCGCGGCTCGGCTTCTGGCGACGCGTCATGAAGTCACGCTCTTCGAGGCGGAGGCCCATCGGGGCGGGCACGCCCGGACGGTTGACGTGGACCTCGCTGGCGTTAAGCACGCCGCCGATGTCGGCTTCATGGTCTTCAACGAGCGGACGTATCCGAACTTCTGCCGGATGCTGCGCCGGCTCGGCGTCGAGTCGCGACCGAGCGACATGAGCTTCAGCGTCCACGACCCTGCAACGGGGTTGGAGTATCAAGGGAGCGGCCTACGTGGCTTGTTCGCTCAGCGTGGCAACGCTCTGAGTCCGTCCTTCTTGCGGATGATCGGCGACATCCTCCGCTTCAACAGCGACGCCCGCCGGGCGGTGGCGTCGGGGTCTCTCCGCGATGGCGCCACGGTCGGCGAGTTCTTGACGAGCGGTCGGTACGGCGGCCGCTTCGTGACGCACTACCTGACGCCGATGGCGGGGGCGATCTGGTCCTGCCGCCCCCGAGAAGTCCTGGAGTTTCCAGCCGCCTTTCTGCTCGGCTTCTTCGCGAACCACGGCCTGCTCCAACTGCGTGACCGGCCGCAGTGGCGCACGATCGTCGGCGGCTCGCGCCGTTATGTCGAAGCGCTGCTCGGCGGGATGCAGGGGCGCGTCCGCACGGGCCAAGCGGTCGTCGCGGTGGCGCGGCGAGCTTCCGACGTCGAAGTCCGCACCGAAGCGGGCGCCGTCGAAACGTATGACGAGGTCGTCATCGGCGCCCACGCCGACCAAGCGCTGCGGTTGCTGCGCGACCCGACAACCGACGAACGAACCCTCCTCGAGGCGTTCCCGTACCAAGCGAACCGGGCCGTCTTGCACACCGATGCGGCTGCCTTGCCGAAGCGACGCAACGCCTGGGCCAGCTGGAACTACCGGCTCACCGACGACGAGTCGGCGACCGTGACCTACGACCTCGGCCGCTTGCAGGGGTTCGCCCCGGCGGGCTCGTTGCTGCTGACGCTCAATGACGATCGCCACATCGATCGTGGTCGGGTGATTCGGTCGTTCGAGTTCTCCCACCCCGCCTACTCAACGGAGTCGCTTGCGGCGCAGCGACGGTGGGCCGAAGTTAGCGGCAAGCGGGGGGTCCACTTCTGCGGAGCCTATTGGGGCTACGGCTTCCACGAAGACGGCGTCAACAGCGCGCTGGCGGTCGCTAATCACTTTGGAATCGGGATCGAGGCATGCACAGCTGCCTGTACGAAGGAGCGGTCGCCCACACCCGCCGCGATCCGGTGACGCACCGTTTCCGCTACGGGATGGTGATGGCGTACCTCGACCTCGCCGAGCTGCCTGCGCTGCTCGGGACCGGCGGCCTGCTATCCTCTCAGCGGTGGTCGGTCCGCTCTTTCTTGCGAAGCGATCACTTGTTCGACCGCGAGGCGACCCTCGACGACGAAGTGCGACGCCTCCTCGGCACGCAGACAGGACAAGAACCTACCGGGCCGATCCGCTTGCTGACGCAGCTCCGTTGGTGGGGCTACTACTTCAGCCCGCTGAACCTGTTCTACGCCTACAATGTCGAAGGCTCGCGCGTCGAGCACGTCCTGGCGGAAGTGAACAACACGCCCTGGGGCGAACGCCACGTCTACGTGCTGTCCGAGGTGAACCGGACTGCCGCCGGCGACCTCCGCTTCCGCCACGCGAAAGAGTTCCATGTCTCGCCGTTCATGGACATGAACGCCGACTACTGCTGGCGCGTCGGTGAACCCGGCGAACGGCTGTCGCTGACGTTGTCGCGCGAGGCGCGGGGCGCGCGGAGCTTTCACGCCAGCCTGTCGCTCCGTCGCCGGCCGCTTACATCCGCCACGCTGCGCCGCGCCGCTTTCCGATACCCGATGATGACCGCGCAGATCGCCACGGCGATCTATTTCGAAGCCCTTCGCCTTTGGTGGAAGCGATGTCCGTTCTACCCGCATCCCAGCCGATCGAACTCCAGCACCAGCGCCCGACTCCCGTCGCCCCGTTGACGCCGGACGCCCCGCTGACGCCGGAAGCCCCGTTGACGCCGGAAGCATCGACGGCGGCCGGGGCGCCCTGGCTGCGTCGACAGGTGCTCGCCCGATTCGCGAAACTCGAGGAGGGCGGCCTGCGCGTCGAAGACGCCCACGGAACCGTCGCGTTCGGGGCGCCCGAAACGCCGCTGACCGGGTCGATCCGCGTCCTCGACGGCAGGTTCTATCGACGCGTGGCGCTGCACGGCGGTCTCGGGCTCGCCGAGTCGTACATCGACGGCGATTGGGAGACGCCCGACTTACCGGCGACCCTCCGGGTCTTCGCCGCGAATCTCGAGACGCTGCAAGGCGCCGAACGCGGCGCGCCCACGCTGCTGCGTCCCTTGCGTAGTGCGTTGCATTGGTTACGGCGCAACACCCGTCTCGGCAGCCGGCGGAATATCGCCGCCCACTACGACCTGAGCAACGACTTCTTCGCGCTGATGCTCGATCCAACGATGACCTACTCGAGCGGCTACTTCCCCCACGCCGAGGCGTCGCTCGAAGAAGCGTCGCGCGAGAAGTACGACCGTATCTGTCGCCAACTCCAACTGGGGCCCGACGACCACGTATTGGAGATCGGGACCGGCTGGGGCGGCTTTGCGCTCCACGCTGTCGGCGAGTACGGCTGCCGCGTCACGACGACGACGATCTCGCAAGCCCAGCACGACTTCGCCGCCGAGCGCTTTCGTGAATCTGGCTGGGGCGATCGCATCGAGCTCCGGCTAACGGACTATCGTGACCTGCGGGGGCAGTACGACAAGCTGGTCTCGATCGAGATGATCGAAGCCGTGGGCGAGCGGTACCTGCCGACCTACTTCCGCCAGTGCTCGCGGTTGCTCAGGCCCAGCGGCGCCATGTTGCTCCAGGCGATCACGATTCCCGATTGCCGGTACGACCGCTATCGGCACAGCGTCGATTTCATCCAGAAGCACATCTTCCCCGGCGGGTTCCTCCCCAGCCCCAGCGCCATCACCGATTGCCTGCGACGAGCGACCAACTTCGGGTTGGAGAAGGTCGAAGACTTTTCCGAGCACTACGCCAAGACGCTCGCCGCCTGGCGGGCCAACCTCGACGCCCAATTGCCGCAAGTCGGCAATCTCGGCTTCGACGACCGGTTCCTGCGGGTGTGGTGGTACTACCTCGCCTACTGCGAGGCGGGCTTCCGGGAGCGGCGGATCGGGGTCTCACAGTGGCTGCTGACGAAGCCCCAATGGCGCCGCCGCGATCTGTCCGCCAAGTCGAGGAGTGGACGTGCGTTCAGATCTCCATAGAGGGCCCTTAGGACGCGTTCTGGCGCCTCGCTCAGGGTTTACCCAGGCCCCCGCTTTCAACGCGCCAAAGGGCCTCCTAGCGGCTCTGCTGAGCCATGGGAGGAAACCACCCGACGGGGGGGCGCCATTCGCCGGTGTTTCTCAAGCTACGATAGACGAAACCCGATTCGCGTATACCAAGTCGTCCGACCGCTAGTCGATCACACCCGATGGCCTCATACAGCCTCTCACCTCCGCTAACCGTTCAGCCCGGGCTGCGGGAGTTTGCGCCTCCCAGCGAGCCCTCGCATTGGACCTTTTTGTCCAATCATGCGTACGTCTTGATCGAGCTGCACAACAATCCCGACCAGGTTCTCCGCGAAGTCGCCGGCAAGGTCGGTATCACCGAACGCGCCGTCCAGCGGATCGTTCAGGAATTGGAGGAAGAGGGCTACCTGACTCGCGAGCGGGTAGGGCGGCGAAATCGGTATCGACTCATAACCGGGAAGCCTCTACGTCACCCGCTTGCCTCGCGTCAGACGATCGACGCGCTGGTTCGATTGGTAGGTCCTGGGCCGGTGGGACAAGACAAGCACGCCTTTAGAAGTCCGTGATCCGCTAAGCATGAGCGCAAGACACCCATCACCTACCGAACTTGCGGCGGTGCTTGTACGCGTCAGTCGCGAATGCGGAGCGCCCGTTGAGCACCTCCGCGCAGAGCAGCTGCTGCGCGACGCTCAGGCCGCTTGGCCCGGCGAAGAATCCGACCTGTGGTGTAAGTGGCTCGCCGAGGTGTGCTGCAGCCTCGACCTTCGCGCCCGCGAAGCCGAGCTTACGATCGAAGTTGCGCAGCGACTCGCCGAAGACGGCGCTGTGGTTGTCGGCGCCTGGCGTCCCGGACAAGGTCCGATCGTCCTCATCAGCGACCGCGCCGTCGCCGAGGGAGAAATCGACCAGCGTCTGGGGCTCTCGAACAAAGAGCTCTCGGAGCTGAGCCTTGAGTCGGGCGGCAACCGTTGGCTCGTCGTTGAACATGCCGAGAGCGTCGACGCCAAACAAAGCCCCCGTCTCAAGTCGCGTCCGATCGCTCGGTTGGCTCTCTTGTTGCGTCCCGAGTGGCATGACATCTGGGCTATCGGGGTTTTCGCGTTCGTCGCAGGCCTGTTGAGTCTGTCGACGCCGATCGCCGTCGAAGCCTTGGTGAACACGGTCGCCTTCGGCCAGTTGTTGCAGCCGGTGGTTGTGCTCGCGGCAATGTTATTCGGCTTCCTGGCGTTCGCCGCTCTCATGCAGGCGTTGCAGGCGTACGTAGCGGAAATCATTCAGCGGCGGCTCTTCGCCCGCGTGGCGGCCGATCTTGCCCATCGCCTGCCGAACGTGGACCACTCACACTTGAACGGCGCGTACGGGCCCGAACTCGCCAACCGCTTCCTCGACGTGGTGACGCTGCAAAAGGTTGTCGCCCAGGTGCTGCTCGACGGCATCAGCATCGTGCTAACGACGTTAGTTGGCATGACGGTCCTGGCGTTCTACCACCCGTGGCTGCTGGGCTTCGATGTCCTGCTCTTGGCGACGGTCGTCGGTGGGCTGCTGGTGATGGGACGCGGCGCCATCCGCAGCAGCATCGACGAGTCGAAGTACAAGTACCAAGTCACCTCTTGGCTCCAAGACTCAATCCGCTGCGGCACGGCGTTCAAACCCGCCGGCGGGGGCGAGTTCGTCGTAGACCGTGCGAACTTGCTGACAACCAAGTACCTCGACCACCGGCGCGCGCACTTCTCGGTGCTCTTCCGGCAGATCCTCTTCGTTCTGGGGCTCCAGGCGATTGCAGGAACCGTGTTGTTGGGGGGCGGCGGATGGCTCGTCATCCAGGGGCAGCTCTCCCTCGGGCAACTCGTCGCCGCAGAGCTGATCGTCTCGACGATCCTCGGTTCCTTCACGAAACTTGGCAAGCACCTCGAGGGCTTCTACGACGCCGTCGCCGCCGTCGACAAGCTCGGGGTGCTGTTCGACCTTCCTACCGAACGCCACGACGGACTACTTACCGTCGAGGGCTCGGACGGTGGGCTGGAGGTCGCCCTGAAAGACGTCACCGTCGCCGGCGCTCAGGGGCCCTTGGGCAAGGGGCTTACGCTCCGGATCGATCCGGGCCGGCGATTAGCGATCTATGGACCGGCGGGCTCGGGGAAGTCGGCCCTTTGCAGCATCCTCTACGCCGCCGAAACCCCCCAAAGTGGTCGGGTGACGGTGGCCGGTGTCGATCCCGCCGACGTCCGTCCCGACGTGTTGCGGGGTGCGGTGTCGCTGGTAAGTGATATCGAAGTTTTCGAGGGGACAATTGCCGACAACGTGCATCTGCATCGCCGTGGCGTGGGGACGACACAGTGCCGTGCGGCCCTCGAAGTCGTCGGGATGCTCGACACCTGCTTGGCTCTCGAGCAGGGGATCGAGACGCCATTGACGGGCAGTGGCAGGCCATTGAGCCGCTCGCAGCAACGGTTGTTGATGCTCGCTCGTGGGATCGCCGGCGCCCCCCAACTGCTCGTCGTAGACGGGTTGCTCGATAGCTTGCCCGACGCACAACTTGACCGCGCGCTTGCCGCGATCATGGCGCCGCACCGCCAGTGGACCGTCGTGGTCGCTACGGGACGCCGGGATGTCGCTGAGCGACTCCACCGGGTCGTCGAACTCGATTCCGATCGTCCGATGACAGAGGTCGCCTACGCCGGCGAGGAAGGAGCAAAGCCATGACCCCGCAAGACCAACTTCAGATCCCTACCGGGCGGGCGATCTCGGACCTCGCCTACCGAGAAGAGGCGTTTCCCGCGCTCCGGCTAGCTCGCGTCACACGTTTTGTGCGGCGGCTCGGCCGGTGGCTGCTCGCGCTGATGGTCGTTGTTTCGCTCGCAATGCTGCTAGCGCCTTGGCAACAGTCGATCCGTGGCGAGGGCGCAGTGATCGCCTTCGACCCGTACGAGCGACCGCAAGCGATCCAAGCGCCGATCCAGGGCCGGATTGCCGAACGGGGCGAAGGCGTTTACGAGAACGCCTATGTCGAAGAAGGGCAGTTGCTCTTCCTCATCCAAGACCAAGACCCTCTCTATCTGAGTCGCCTTGAAAAGCAGGTCGCCAACGCGCGAGCGGAACTGCAGGTTGCAGAAAGCCGCCTGGATCGGTCGCGGGACGTGCGAGACAACAATCTCCGGATCGTCGAGGTGACGACCGAAGAGCTCGACAACATGCGTGCGGCTCGGGATGAGTTGGTCTCGGCGTACGACCGCTTCGTTGATCAAGCCGTCAACAAGTTTACGGCTGAGCAGAATAAGCTCGTCGCCGCCGAGGCCAAACTCTGGCAGGCCGAGGCCGACTTCAAGAGAAAGCAGCAACTCTTCGAAGACGGCATCGAGTCGCAACTCAAGGCCCAAGAGGCAGAACAGAAGTACCGCGACGCGAAGGCCTATGAACAGGTAGCGCTTCAGGACGTCGACAACGCCCGCAACGGCATCGAAGGCAAACGCAACGAGCGTGAGGCGAAGCGGCAGGAGTGGGAGGCAAAGATCAACAAGGTCCTCTCACAGCTCGAAAAGTCTCGGGCCGATGTCGGAAAGGCCGAAATGGACATCAATAAGATCTCGGAAGAGATCAACCAGAAGCAGACCAAGCTTCTCGAAGAAGAGCGGAAGCTCGCGGTTCAGCAGACGCAAGACGTGCGTGCGCCGCGTGATGGTTACATCATGGACCTCGCCGTGTTTGATTCGTCGTCGATCGTCAAGCCCGGCGATCAGCTCTGCCGCATCGTGCCCAAGACCTCGTCGCCGGCTGTCCAGGTCTGGGTCGCCGGCAACGACGCGCCGCTCATCAATCCGGGACGCCATGTGCGGCTCCAGTTCGAGGGTTGGCCCGCGGTGCAGTTCTCCGGATGGCCGTCTGTTGCGGTCGGCACCTTCGGGGGAGAGGTCGCGTTGGTGGACCCAACCGACGACGGGCTCGGCAAGTTCCGCGTGGTCATCGTCCCCGACCCCGACGACCAACCTTGGCCCGAGTATCCTTACCTTCGGCAAGGGGTGCGGTCCTACGCCTGGGTGCTGCTCGATCAGGTGCCGCTCGGGTACGAAGTCTGGCGACGGATGAACGGCTTCCCGC from Botrimarina mediterranea encodes:
- a CDS encoding SAM-dependent methyltransferase, which produces MNLIPIAESGWLPDTLIRYGIRRLLSRRVAETQSKPKDLSEFVALLSSSPLAIRTDAANEQHYETPPDFFKHVLGPRLKYSCCRYESPGTSLSEAEDAMLRLTCERAGIADGQGILELGCGWGSLSLWMAHNYPLAEITAVSNSHSQRAYIEARAAALSLENLQVVTADMVDYQPERRFDRIVSVEMFEHMRNYAMLFRRVASWLAPDGKVFVHVFCHKGKPYLFETEGADNWMGRHFFTGGTMPSADLFAQFDEDLRIVQQWRVSGLDYWRTCEDWLRNLNCSKRDLVRILRPHVASDKDAYVALQRWRMFFMACAELFRYEGGTRWQVAHYLFEPAPQLSNESVEDSDSPAPEPRRRPVST
- a CDS encoding DUF1295 domain-containing protein; the protein is MSSVLIGNLLAIAVMHALVWLWSLRRRDVSIVDLFWGIGFIVIGWRTLTVSDASPLSYLLVTMVTIWGVRLSGYLTWRNWGKQEDPRYARMRERWGKWFPVTSLGVVFLLQALLSWIVALPLQTGILLGGKIGSIAVVGVMLWLVGLAFESVGDYQLASFKADPANRGQVMNRGLWRYTRHPNYFGDFLVWWGIYLATTQAGFVWWTVIGPLVMSVLLLRISGVTLLESSLKSRLDGYEAYVQRTNAFFPWSPQ
- a CDS encoding acyl-CoA desaturase; this translates as MRRAEEIEWFRVAPFLLLHLACLSVFWVGWSWAAVGVALLAHFARVFALTAFYHRYFSHRAFKTSRPVQFLGALLGNAAGQRGPIWWAAHHRHHHRASDKPDDIHSPHQDGFLWSHMLWFMTRRNYQTDHRMVKDLLRFPELRWIDRNDFVAPALLAAAMYGLGWLLGVYAPQLGTNGPQMLVWGFVISTVALYHVTFSINSLAHQIGTRRYETNDDSRNNFWLALVTFGEGWHNNHHHFPNSARQGFRWWEIDISFYLLYLLSCLGLVWDLKPAPVENGSHRRLAPQEGNA
- a CDS encoding NAD(P)/FAD-dependent oxidoreductase; the encoded protein is MRIAVIGAGVSGCLAARLLATRHEVTLFEAEAHRGGHARTVDVDLAGVKHAADVGFMVFNERTYPNFCRMLRRLGVESRPSDMSFSVHDPATGLEYQGSGLRGLFAQRGNALSPSFLRMIGDILRFNSDARRAVASGSLRDGATVGEFLTSGRYGGRFVTHYLTPMAGAIWSCRPREVLEFPAAFLLGFFANHGLLQLRDRPQWRTIVGGSRRYVEALLGGMQGRVRTGQAVVAVARRASDVEVRTEAGAVETYDEVVIGAHADQALRLLRDPTTDERTLLEAFPYQANRAVLHTDAAALPKRRNAWASWNYRLTDDESATVTYDLGRLQGFAPAGSLLLTLNDDRHIDRGRVIRSFEFSHPAYSTESLAAQRRWAEVSGKRGVHFCGAYWGYGFHEDGVNSALAVANHFGIGIEACTAACTKERSPTPAAIR
- a CDS encoding DUF1365 domain-containing protein is translated as MHSCLYEGAVAHTRRDPVTHRFRYGMVMAYLDLAELPALLGTGGLLSSQRWSVRSFLRSDHLFDREATLDDEVRRLLGTQTGQEPTGPIRLLTQLRWWGYYFSPLNLFYAYNVEGSRVEHVLAEVNNTPWGERHVYVLSEVNRTAAGDLRFRHAKEFHVSPFMDMNADYCWRVGEPGERLSLTLSREARGARSFHASLSLRRRPLTSATLRRAAFRYPMMTAQIATAIYFEALRLWWKRCPFYPHPSRSNSSTSARLPSPR
- a CDS encoding SAM-dependent methyltransferase, giving the protein MSVLPASQPIELQHQRPTPVAPLTPDAPLTPEAPLTPEASTAAGAPWLRRQVLARFAKLEEGGLRVEDAHGTVAFGAPETPLTGSIRVLDGRFYRRVALHGGLGLAESYIDGDWETPDLPATLRVFAANLETLQGAERGAPTLLRPLRSALHWLRRNTRLGSRRNIAAHYDLSNDFFALMLDPTMTYSSGYFPHAEASLEEASREKYDRICRQLQLGPDDHVLEIGTGWGGFALHAVGEYGCRVTTTTISQAQHDFAAERFRESGWGDRIELRLTDYRDLRGQYDKLVSIEMIEAVGERYLPTYFRQCSRLLRPSGAMLLQAITIPDCRYDRYRHSVDFIQKHIFPGGFLPSPSAITDCLRRATNFGLEKVEDFSEHYAKTLAAWRANLDAQLPQVGNLGFDDRFLRVWWYYLAYCEAGFRERRIGVSQWLLTKPQWRRRDLSAKSRSGRAFRSP
- a CDS encoding helix-turn-helix transcriptional regulator; protein product: MASYSLSPPLTVQPGLREFAPPSEPSHWTFLSNHAYVLIELHNNPDQVLREVAGKVGITERAVQRIVQELEEEGYLTRERVGRRNRYRLITGKPLRHPLASRQTIDALVRLVGPGPVGQDKHAFRSP
- a CDS encoding peptidase domain-containing ABC transporter → MSARHPSPTELAAVLVRVSRECGAPVEHLRAEQLLRDAQAAWPGEESDLWCKWLAEVCCSLDLRAREAELTIEVAQRLAEDGAVVVGAWRPGQGPIVLISDRAVAEGEIDQRLGLSNKELSELSLESGGNRWLVVEHAESVDAKQSPRLKSRPIARLALLLRPEWHDIWAIGVFAFVAGLLSLSTPIAVEALVNTVAFGQLLQPVVVLAAMLFGFLAFAALMQALQAYVAEIIQRRLFARVAADLAHRLPNVDHSHLNGAYGPELANRFLDVVTLQKVVAQVLLDGISIVLTTLVGMTVLAFYHPWLLGFDVLLLATVVGGLLVMGRGAIRSSIDESKYKYQVTSWLQDSIRCGTAFKPAGGGEFVVDRANLLTTKYLDHRRAHFSVLFRQILFVLGLQAIAGTVLLGGGGWLVIQGQLSLGQLVAAELIVSTILGSFTKLGKHLEGFYDAVAAVDKLGVLFDLPTERHDGLLTVEGSDGGLEVALKDVTVAGAQGPLGKGLTLRIDPGRRLAIYGPAGSGKSALCSILYAAETPQSGRVTVAGVDPADVRPDVLRGAVSLVSDIEVFEGTIADNVHLHRRGVGTTQCRAALEVVGMLDTCLALEQGIETPLTGSGRPLSRSQQRLLMLARGIAGAPQLLVVDGLLDSLPDAQLDRALAAIMAPHRQWTVVVATGRRDVAERLHRVVELDSDRPMTEVAYAGEEGAKP
- a CDS encoding HlyD family secretion protein, which encodes MTPQDQLQIPTGRAISDLAYREEAFPALRLARVTRFVRRLGRWLLALMVVVSLAMLLAPWQQSIRGEGAVIAFDPYERPQAIQAPIQGRIAERGEGVYENAYVEEGQLLFLIQDQDPLYLSRLEKQVANARAELQVAESRLDRSRDVRDNNLRIVEVTTEELDNMRAARDELVSAYDRFVDQAVNKFTAEQNKLVAAEAKLWQAEADFKRKQQLFEDGIESQLKAQEAEQKYRDAKAYEQVALQDVDNARNGIEGKRNEREAKRQEWEAKINKVLSQLEKSRADVGKAEMDINKISEEINQKQTKLLEEERKLAVQQTQDVRAPRDGYIMDLAVFDSSSIVKPGDQLCRIVPKTSSPAVQVWVAGNDAPLINPGRHVRLQFEGWPAVQFSGWPSVAVGTFGGEVALVDPTDDGLGKFRVVIVPDPDDQPWPEYPYLRQGVRSYAWVLLDQVPLGYEVWRRMNGFPPAFNSEQDAKTAKPPKLKI